In the genome of Pongo pygmaeus isolate AG05252 chromosome 9, NHGRI_mPonPyg2-v2.0_pri, whole genome shotgun sequence, one region contains:
- the LOC129008668 gene encoding olfactory receptor 51V1-like has protein sequence MVLSGNCLVLRVIHTEPRLHEPMFYFLAMLGLTDLYMGLCTVHTVLGILWGLSQEISLDVCIAQTFFIHGLSIMESGVLLAMAFDRFTAICNPLRYTSILTNVRIIKIGLGILFRSFVFIVAPIIRLKFFHYCHSHVLSHSFCLHQDLLRLACSDIRFNSFYALALVICTLFFDSLLIIISYMLILHSVLAIASREEQLKSLQTCVSHICAVLVFYIPIIGLTMVHRFGKHLSPVVQVLMGNIYIIFPPLMNPIIYSVKTQQIRVRIQRWFFLKRK, from the coding sequence ATGGTACTTTCAGGGAACTGCTTGGTGCTGCGTGTGATTCATACAGAGCCAAGACTGCATGAGCCCATGTTCTACTTCCTGGCCATGCTGGGTCTCACTGACCTGTACATGGGGCTGTGTACAGTACACACAGTGTTGGGAATTCTGTGGGGTCTCAGCCAGGAGATTAGTCTGGATGTCTGTATTGCTCAGACCTTCTTCATTCATGGTCTATCAATTATGGAGTCTGGAGTCCTCCTCGCCATGGCCTTTGATCGTTTTACAGCTATCTGTAACCCTCTAAGGTATACATCTATACTCACTAATGTCAGGATCATCAAAATTGGGCTGGGAATTTTATTTAGGAGCTTTGTGTTCATCGTGGCGCCCATAATCCGCCTAAAGTTTTTTCATTACTGCCATTCCCATgtcctctctcactctttctgcCTTCACCAAGATCTGCTGAGACTAGCCTGCTCTGACATTCGCTTCAACAGCTTCTATGCCTTGGCTCTGGTGATTTGTACCCTTTTTTTTGATTCTTTGTTAATTATCATATCCTACATGCTGATCCTGCATTCTGTCTTGGCTATTGCATCCCGAGAAGAGCAGCTCAAGTCCTTACAGACCTGCGTTTCTCATATCTGTGCCGTCCTGGTCTTCTACATCCCAATCATTGGCCTCACCATGGTGCATCGCTTTGGGAAGCACCTCTCTCCTGTGGTCCAGGTCCTCATGGGCAACATCTACATTATCTTTCCACCTCTTATGAACCCCATCATCTATAGCGTGAAGACACAACAGATCCGTGTCAGGATTCAGAGGTGGTTCTTCTTGAAGAGAAAGTAG